The DNA segment tcttgccttatttttgttgcctggtcgtagaattcaagtaaccctgtgaggcaggacctgccatccctgaacccatgttgatgctgtgttacaaagttccttcgctccagatgctccactagttttttttcgcacaatcttctccatcagcttgcatggtatgcaagttagggacactggcctgtagttcagtgcctcctgtctatcccctttcttgtatatcgggactacgttagctgctttccaaatatctggcagttcccctgttgccagtgatttgttatacactatggagagtggtaggctcagttctcttgctccttcctttagaacccaaggggagattccatctgggcctatagccttcgtcacgtccaactctagtaaacacttccttacttccccactggtaatctcaaactcttccagtggttcctggttagctattccctcacttacctctggaatttctccttgctctaaggtgaagacctcctggaatttcttattcaattcctcacacacttcattgtcatttgtagtgaatccttccgcccctatccttaatctcataacctgttcctttactgttgtttttctcctaatgtggctatgcaacaatttaggctgagtctttgccttgcttgcgatgtcattttcgtattgtctttctgcctctcttctcatcctgacatattcattcctggcattctggtatctttctctgctctccagtgtcctgttattcctatagtttctccatgcccttttactttgctgcttagctagcctacatctttgattaaaccatgggtttctcatcttcatttctctgttttccttttggactgggacaaacttgtttgctgcgtccttgcacttctgcgtgatgtaatccatcatatcttgggccgtctgggtgtgtgtgtgtgtgtgtgtgtgtgtgtgtgtgtgagtgtgtgtgtgtgtgtgtgtgtgtgtgtatgtgtgtgtgtgtgtgtgtgtgtgtgtgtgtgtgtgtgtgtgtgtgtgtgtgtgtgtatgtgtgtgtgtgtgtgtgtgtgtgtgtgtgtatgtgtgtatgtgtgtgtactcacctaattgtactcacctaattgtgcttgcgggggttgagctctggctctttggtcccgcctctcaaccgtcaatcaactggtgtacagattcctgagcctattgggctctatcatatctacatttgaaactgtgaatggagtcagcctccaccacatcacttcctaatgcattccatttgctaactactctgacactgaaaaagttctttctaacgtctctgtggctcatttgggtactcagcttccacctgtgtccccttgttcgcgtcccaccagtgttgaaaagttcgtccttgtttacccggtcgattcccctgaggattttgtaggttgtgatcatgtccccccttactcttctgtcttccagtgtcgtgaggtgcatttcccgcagcctatcctcataactcatgcctcttagttctgggactagtctagtagcatacctttggactttttccagcttcgtcttgtgcttgacaaggtacgggctccatgctggggccgcatactccaggattggtcttacatatgtggtgtacaagattctgaatgactccttacacaggttcctgaacgccgttctgatgttagccagcctcgcatatgccgcagacgttattctctttatgtgggcttcaggagacaggtttggtgtgatatcaactcctagatctttctctctgtctgtttcattaagtacttcatctcctattctgtatcctgtgcctggcctcctgtttcctcctgttgtgtgtgtgtgtgtgtgtgtgtgtgtgtgtgtgtgtgtgtgagtgaccagACACACCAGGAGTCAGGCCAGTATGGCGTGACAGAGACGCTGGAGGGAGACTAAAGcagaaatataaataataaaaatataaaaatattaccATTGGCCAATCACGCTGTCAGACGCCGCCAGCCAGCCTCTGGTGGACGCCGGCGTCCCGCTTCCAAATCTTTGGGACGCAATATGGCGAATTCTTGGAGTCCATCTCAGGTGCCAAATGGTGACTTCGAGGCATCTTAGGTGAGATATGGCGACTTCGAGGTCATGTAAGGTGAGATATGGCGACTTCGAGGTCAACGAAGATGAGATATGGCGACTTCGAGGTCATATTAGGTTAGATATGGCGACTTCGAGGTCATCTGAGGTGAGATATGGCGACTTCGAGGTCATGTAAGGTGAGATATGGCGACTTCGAGGTCATTTAAGGTGAGATATGGCGACTTCGAGGTCAACGAAGATGAGATATGGCGACTTCGAAGTCATCTGAAGTTAGATATGGCGACTTCGAAGTCATCTGAAGTTAGATATGGCGACTTCGAGGTCATCTGAGGTTAGATATGGCGACTTCGAAGTCATCTGAAGTTAGATATGGCGACTTCGAGGTCATCTGAGGTTAGATATGGCGACTTCGAGGTCATCTGAGGTTAGATATGGCGACTTCGAGGTCATCTGAGGTTAGATATGGCGACTTCGAGGTCATCTGAGGTTAGATATGGCGACTTCGAGGTCatattaggttagatttggcGACTTCGAGGTCATCTGAGGTTAGATATGGCGACTTCGAGGTCATATTAGGTTAGATATGGCGACTTCGAGGTCATCTGAGGTTAGATATGGCGACTTCGAGGTCATTTATGGTGAGATATGGCGACTTCGAAGTCATCTAAGGTGAGATATGGTGACTTCAAGTCACGTGAGATGCAATATGGCATCGTCTGAGGTGCCACATGGCAACTTCGAGGGCCTCTGAAGTGCAATATGGCACCTGAGCGCTGTGGCATCAATATAGGAGACTCATGCATATTATATATGAATTGCATTTATATGTGTAGAGTTTACCTATATCTCATATAAGacggaatgtctgtctgtctgtccaaactCGGGTTAGGTTCGGGTACGCTGGGTCgggttaggttaagttcggtcgggtcgggtcgggtcgggtcggtGTTCTTAAAGAGCAGCGATGCTGTAGAGGAAGAGCGGAATCTTCAGGTATTAGAGCCCACACTATCATTACTCTCCTCACAATCTCTCATTATCAATCAATATCTGTGTCGCTCTTTATCCCTTTATCTTGCTCCCTATCCCTTCATCTCTCTATTTATCGTTTCTCCTTGCTTGTTATTCATCTTCCTTATTAGGGGCACTCAATAgcgcggtcgatagagcttcgagcTCACACATTTAGGATCCAGGGTTCGACTCTCCTAGAACCTAGGTGAatggaatctctctctctctctctctctctctctctctctctctctctctctctctctctctctctctctctctctctctctctctctctctctctctatctctctcacaatggaatatctctctctctctctctctctctctctctctctctctctctatctctctcacaatggaatatctctctctctctctctctctctctctcacaatggaatatctctctctctctctctctctctctctctctctctctctctctctctctctatctctctcacaatggaatatctctctctctctctctctctctctctctcacaatggaatatctctctctctctctctctctctctctctctctctctctctctctctctctctctctctctctctctctctctctctctctatctctctcacaatggaatatctctctctctctctctctctctctctcacaatggaatatctctctctctctctctctctctctctctctctctctctctctctctctctatctatctctctctctatctctctctctctctctctctctctctctctctctctctctctctctctctctctctctctctctctctatctctctcacaatggaatatctctctctctctctctctctctctctctctctctctctctctctctctctttatccctCTTCCACATCTCCTTCTTTCTCTTTTCTACCTTATCTTTTCCTCTGGTCTCCCGTGCGCCTGGCAGGGGCCGCCCAGGCACCACTGCAGTGATCGTACCGCATCACACAGCCTATTCCAGCCGGCCATTTCAGTTGAGGCTTCGTGAGGCATCAAGCAGGCTGCGGATTACACTAAGCCTGGTCCAGCCGGCTCCAGCCGGATAAGCGAGGGGAGGTTAATGTTGACGTGATCGCCCCAGGTCACCGGGAAGGCAATTAACAGGACCAGGATAGCGGTCGGTCACGCTATCATCTCACGAGGCGTCGCAGCGTTTGGGCAGTATTACGTATTAAGGTCCAAGTCAACATCTTAAGTTAGGGGGTATTTGAAACACCCAGAACTAGTATTCGGCCCCAGTACTACAGTACCCAGCGCCCGGTACTGTAGTATTCAGCCCCGGTACTGTAGTATTCagccccggtactgttgtattcaGCCCCCAGTACTGTTGTATTCAGCCCCCAGTACTGTTGTATTCAGCCCCGGTACTGTAGTATTCAGCCCCTGTACTGTAGTATTCAGCCCCGGTACTGTAGTATTCAGCCCCAGTACTTCAGTATTCAGCCCCAGTACTGTTGTATTCAGCCCCGGTACTGTAGCATTCAGCCCCCGGTACTTCAGTATTCAGCCCCAGTACTGTAGTATTCAGCCCCGGTACTGTAGTATTCAGCCCCAGTACTGTTGTATTCAGCCCCGGTACTGTAGTATTCAGCCCCAGTACTGTTGTATTCAGCCCCAGTACTGTTGTATTCAGCCCCAGTACTGTTGTATTCAGCCCCAGTACTGTTGTATTCAGCCCCAGTACTGTAGTATTCAGCCCCGGTACTGTAGTATTCAGCCCCAGTACTTCAGTATTCAGCCCCAGTACTGTAGTATTCAGCCCCAGTACTACAGTATTCAGCCCCAGTACTGTTGTATTCagccccggtactgttgtattcaGCCCCGGTACTGTAGTATTCAGCCCCAGTACTGTTGTATTCAGCCCCAGTACTGTAGTATTCAGCCCCGGTACTGTAGTATTCagccccggtactgttgtattcaGCCCCAGTACTGTTGTATTCAGCCCCAGTACTGTAGTATTCAGCCCCAGTACTGTAGTATTCAGCCCCGGTACTACAGTATTCAGCCCCAGTACTGTTGTATTCagccccggtactgttgtattcaGCCCCAGTACTGTAGTATTCAGCCCCAGTACTGTAGTATTCAGCCCCGGTACTGTAATATTCAGCCCCGGTTCTGTAGTATTCAGCCCCGGTACTGTAGTATTCAGCCCCAGTACTGTTGTATTCAGCCCCAGTACTGTAGTATTCAGCCCCGGTACTACAGTATTCAGCCCCAGTACTGTTGTATTCagccccggtactgttgtattcaGCCCCAGTACTGTAGTATTCAGCCCCAGTACTGTAGTATTCAGCCCCGGTACTGTAGTATTCAGCCCCAGTACTGTAGTATTCAGCCCCGGTACTGTAGTATTCAGCCCCAGTACTGTAGTATTCAGCCCCAGTACTACAGTATTCAGCCCCAGTACTGTTGTATTCAGCCCCAGTACTGTAGTATTCAGCCCCAGTACTGTAGTATTCAGCCCCAGTACTGTAGTATTCAGCCCCCGGTACTGTAGTATTCAGCCCCAGTACTGTTGTATTCAGCCCCAGTACTGTAGTATTCAGCCCCAGTACTGTAGTATTCAGCCCCAGTACTGTAGTATTCAGCCCCGGTACTGTAGTATTCAGCCCCAGTACTGTAGTATTCAGCCCCGGTACTGTAGTATTCAGCCCCGGTACTGTAGTATTCAGCCCCAGTACTGTAGTATTCAGCCCCGGTACTGTAGTATTCAGCCCCGGTACTGTAGTATTCAGCCCCAGTACTGTAGTATTCAGCCCCGGTACTGTAGTATTCAGCCCCGGTACTGTAGTATTCAGCCCCGGTACTGTAGTATTCAGCCCCGGTACTGTAGTATTCAGCCCCAGTACTGTAGTATTCAGCCCCGGTACTGTAGTATTCAGCCCCGGTACTGTAGTATTCAGCCCCGGTACTGTAGTATTCAGCCCCGGTACTGTAGTATTCAGCCCCAGTACTGTAGTATTCAGCCCCGGTACTGTAGTATTCAGCCCCAGTACTGTAGTATTCAGCCCCAGTACTGTAGTATTCAGCCCCAGTACTGTAGTATTCAGCCCCGGTACTGTAGTATTCAGCCCCAGTACTGTAGTATTCAGCCCCAGTACTGTAGTATTCAGCCCCAGTACTGTAGTATTCAGCCCCAGTACTGTAGTATTCAGCCCCAGTACTGTAGTATTCAGCCCCAGTACTGAAGTATTCAGCCCCGGTACTGTAGTATTCAGCCCCGGTACTGTAGTATTCAGCCCCGGTACTGTAGTATTCagccccggtactgttgtattcagccccggtactgttgtattcaGCCCCGGTACTGTAGTATTCAGCCCCGGTACTGTAGTATTCAGCCCCGGTACTGTAGTATTCagccccggtactgttgtattcaGCCCCAGTACTGTTGTATTCAGCCCCGGTACTGTAGTATTCAGCCCCAGTACTGTAGTATTCAGCCCCGGTACTACAGTACTCAGCCCCAGTACTGTTGTATTCAGCCCCAGTACTGTTGTATTCAGCCCCGGTACTGTAGTATTCAGCCCCAGTACTGTAGTATTCAGCCCCAGTACTGTTGTATTCAGCCCCAGTACTGTTGTATTCAGCCCCAGTACTGTAGTATTCAGCCCCAGTACTGTAGTATTCAGCCCCAGTACTGTAGTATTCAGCCCCGGTACTGTAGTATTCAGCCCCGGTACTGTAGTATTCAGCCCCGGTACTGTAGTATTCAGCCCCGGTACTGTAGTATTCAGCCCCAGTACTGTAGTATTCAGCCCCAGTACTACAGTATTCAGCCCCAGTACTGTTGTATTCAGCCCCCGGTACTGTAGTATTCAGCCCCAGTACTGTTGTATTCAGCCCCAGTACTGTAGTATTCAGCCCCGGTACTGTAGTATTCAGCCCCAGTACTGTAGTATTCAGCCCCAGTACTGTAGTATTCAGCCCCAGTACTGTAGTATTCAGCCCCAGTACTACAGTATTCAGCCCCAGTACTGTAGTATTCagccccggtactgttgtattcagccccggtactgttgtattcaGCCCCAGTACTGTAGTATTCAGCCCCGGTACTGTAGTATTCAGCCCCAGTACTGTAGTATTCAGCCCCAGTACTGTTGTATTCAGCCCCGGTACTGTAGTATTCAGCCCCAGTACTGTAGTATTCAGCCCCAGTACTGTTGTATTCAGCCCCAATACTGTAGTATTCAGCCCCGGTACTGTAGTATTCAGCCCCAGTACTGTAGTATTCAGCCCCAGTACTGTAGTATTCagccccggtactgttgtattcaGCCCCGGTACTGTAGTATTCAGCCCCAGTACTGTAGTATTCAGCCCCGGTACTGTAGTATTCAGCCCCAGTACTACAGTATTCAGCCCCAGTACTGTAGTATTCagccccggtactgttgtattcagccccggtactgttgtattcaGCCCCAGTACTACAGTATTCAGCCCCAGTACTGTAGTATTCAGCCCCGGTACTGTAGTATTCAGCCCCGGTACTGTAGTATTCAGCCCCAGTACTGTAGTATTCAGCCCCGGTACTACAGTATTCAGCCCCAGTACTGTAGTATTCAGCCCCAGTACTGTAGTATTCAGCCCCAGTACTGTAGTATTCAGCCCCAGTACTTCAGTATTCAGCCCCGGTACTGTTGTGTTCAGCCCCAGTACTGTAGTATTCAGCCCCAGTACTTCAGTATTCAGCCCCGGTACTGTAGTATTCAGCCCCGGTACTGTAGTATTCAGCCCCGGTACTGTAGTATTCAGCCCCGGTACTGTAGTATTCagccccggtactgttgtattcagccccggtactgttgtattcaGCCCCGGTACTGTAGTATTCAGCCCCAGTACTTCAGTATTCAGCCCCGGTACTGTAGTATTCAGCCCCGGTACTGTAGTATTCAGCCCCGGTACTGTAGTATTCagccccggtactgttgtattcaGCCCCGGTACTGTAGTATTCAGCCCCGGTACTGTAGTATTCAGCCCCGGTACTGTAGTATTCAGCCCCAGTACTGTTGTATTCAGCCCCGGTACTGTAGTATTCAGCCCCAGTACTGTAGTATTCAGCCCCGGTACTGTAGTATTCAGCCCCGGTACTGTAGTATTCAGCCCCGGTACTGTAGTATTCAGCCCCGGTACTGTAGTATTCAGCCCCGGTACTGTAGTATTCAGCCCCAGTACTGTAGTATTCAGCCCCGGTACTGTAGTATTCAGCCCCAGTACTGTAGTATTCAGCCCCGGTACTACAGTACTCAGCCCCAGTACTACAGTACTCAGCCCCAGTACTGTTGTATTCAGCCCCAGTACTACAGTATTCAGCCCCAGTACTACAGTACTCAGCCCCAGTACTACAGTACTCAGCCCCAGTACTGTTGTATTCAGCCCCAGTACTACAGTATTCAGCCCCAGTACTTCAGTATTCAGCCCCAGTACTACAGTACTCAGCCCCAGTACTGTTGTATTCAGCCCCAGTACTACAGTATTCAGCCCCAGTACTTCAGTATTCAGCCCCAGTACTACAGTACTCAGCCCCAGTACTACAGTACTCAGCCCCAGTACTGCAGTACTCAGCCCCGGTACTGTAGTATTCAGCCCCAGTACTACAGTACTCAGCCCCCAGTACTGGCAACTCATCAGACTGTCATGAGAGGACTGGAGTGTGAGGGAATAGCGAGTAAGCTGAATTATCCAACATTAGAACAGTGAGAGATGACATGATCCCAACATACAAGATCCTTCAAACCCTTGCCAAAGTAGACAATGTGGAACTGTTTTAACACTAGCCAAATAAGATGCAAGAAAATAAGATTAGCCATAATTATATAATGAAACACTATAGTGAGGCGATCAAACCTAAAAATTAGGGACACCGCCCAAAGTTTTTTCTTATTAAGGCCAATTAATAgcgcggtcgatagagcttcgggtcTCACATACgtgggggtccagggttcgagtctccttaaGCCCTGGTGAATGGTTTATcgtggcagttcctatttatatccacccaaacacaTTAATGTATATGTCtatcctgcgcttgaaacaagatGAAATGGTCTAATGTCTGGTAGACTCCGTTTATTACTAACAAATGTTATgatggagccgagcggacagcacgctggacttgtgatcctgtggtcctgggttcaatcccaggcgccggcgagaaacaatgggcagagtttctttcaccctatgcccctgttacctagcagtaaaataggtacctgggtgttagtcagctgtcacgggctgcttcctgggggtggaggcctggtcgaggaccgggccgcggggacactaaagccccgaaatcatgtcaagacaacctcaagatgcCAGTTAATGATGATAACGAGTTACTAGATATCAGCGAAATATTACTGAAATCGAAAACGATATCAGATTCATAATTAGAAGCAATTACAAggcaaaaatcaatgcataaatgtatgAAATAAAGCCAAATAGACTGCCAGATTTAGTGTGTTATTGTATTAACAATAAACCCCTAATGTTGTTATTTGGTTGTATCTTGCTATTGTATCATCATAAacgttttatttaatttattttatttatgtgttttttttttttttttttttttttgagatatatacaagagttgttacattcttgtagagccactagtacgcgtagcgtttcgggcaagtccttaatcctatggtccctggaatacgatccccgccgcgaagaatcgttttttcatccaagtacacattttactgttgcgttaaacagaggctacagttaaggaattgcgcccagtaaatcctccccggccaggatacgaacccatgacatagcgctcgcggaacgccaggcgagtgtcttaccactacaccacggagactgcctaaTTTTATTTAATCTATTTTACATACAACGAGAGTCAATCACACATGATACTGAAGGAGCCAGATAGTCGTCCTATAAGCATTCTAAGTCACGACTTTCAGGTCCTAATTGttcaaaggttatcttgagatgatttcggggctttagtgtccccgcggcccggtcctcgaccaggcctccacccccaggaagcagcccgtgacagctgactaacacccaggtacctattttactgctaggtaacaggggcatagggttatcttgaggttatcttgagatgatttcggggctttttagtgtccccgcggcccggtcctcgaccaggcctccatccccaggaagcagcccgtgacagctgactaacacccaggtacctattttactgctaggtaacaggggcatagagtgaaagaaactctgcccattgtttctcgccggcgcctgggatcgaccccgggacaacaggatcacaagtccagcgtgctgtccgctcggccgacctgttCCCTAACCAAACgcttggaataatcaagcgtaccttcgACTCCAAGATAAAGAAGGTAGTTTTTCAATTGAACAACTATATTACTGTATCTAAGCATGGATACATATGTAACTTGGTGGGCTGTATCCAAGCACggtgacctcatcttcagaaagacatacctggttggttgatacctggttgatggggttctgggagttcttctactgtccaagcccggcccgaggccaggcttgacttgtgagagtttggtccaccaggctgttgcttggagcggcccgcaggccaggcttgacttgtgagaatttggtccaccaggctgttgcttggagcggcccgcaggccaggcttgacttgtgagagtttggtccaccaggctgttgcttggagcggcgcgcaggcccacatatacctggttgatggggttctgggagttcttctactgtccaagcccggcccgaggccagacttgacttgtgagagtttggtccaccaggctgttgcttggagcggcccgcaggcccacatatacctggttgatggggttctgggagttcttctactgtccaagcccggcctgaggccagacttgacttgtgagagtttggtccaccaggctgttgcttggagcggcccgcaggcccacatatacctggttgatggggttctgggagttcttctactgtccaagcccggcccgaggccaggcttgacttgtgagagtttggtccaccaggctgttgcttggagcggcccgcaggcccacatatacctgcttgatggggttctgggagttcttctactccccaagcccggcccgaggccaggcttgacttgtgagagtttggtccaccaggctgttgcttggagcggcccgcaggcccacatatacctggttgatggggttctgggagttcttctactgcctaagcccggcccgaggccaggcttgacttgtgagagcttggtccaccaggctgttgcttggagcggcccgcaggcccacatatacctggttgatggggttctgggagttgttctactgcccaagcctggcccgaggccagacttgacttgtgagagtttggtccaccaggctgttgcttggagcggcccgcaggcccacatatacctggttgatggggttctgggagttcttctactccccaagcccggcccgaggccaggcttgacttgtgagagtttggtccaccaggctgttgcttggagcggcccgcaggcccacatatacctgcttgatggggttctgggagttcttctactccccaagcccggcccgaggccaggcttgacttgtgagagtttggcccaccaggctgttgcttggagcggcccgcaggcccacatatacctggttgatggggttctgggagttcttctactccccaagcccggcccgcaggccaggcttgacttgtgagagtttggtccaccaggctgttgcttggagcggcccgcaggcccacatatacctggttgatggggttctgggagttgttctactgcccaagcccggcccgaggccagacttgac comes from the Procambarus clarkii isolate CNS0578487 chromosome 73, FALCON_Pclarkii_2.0, whole genome shotgun sequence genome and includes:
- the LOC138356510 gene encoding uncharacterized protein, translated to MIFVARTGAEYCSTGAEYCSTGAEYYSTGAEYYSTGAEYYKYYSTGAEYYSTGAEYYNYSTGAEYYSTGAEYNSTGAEYYTLRCHIALQRPSKLPCGTSDDAILHLT